Proteins co-encoded in one Streptomyces diastaticus subsp. diastaticus genomic window:
- a CDS encoding branched-chain amino acid ABC transporter permease gives MHDLPQQLANGLLLGALYGLIAIGYTMVYGIVQLINFAHGEIFMIGGFGALTAWLWLPDGTGVLVALPVMILLGMVFSVTVAIGAERFAYRPLRGGPRLAPLITAIGLSLVLQQLVWSFYPKARDGALSFPHFEGGRIDLGAFSISRGDLFLLIAAPACMIALGIFVSKTRTGRAMQATSQDPDTAKLMGINTDRIIVTAFGIGASFAAIAAVAHGLKYGEVQFRMGFIAGLKAFTAAVLGGIGNIYGAMIGGLVLGVTETLATAYMENVPGMSMFGGGAWKDVWAFVLLILVLLLRPQGILGSRGADRA, from the coding sequence GTGCACGATCTGCCGCAGCAACTTGCCAACGGCCTGCTACTCGGCGCGCTGTACGGACTCATCGCAATCGGTTACACGATGGTCTATGGCATCGTTCAGCTCATCAACTTCGCCCACGGCGAGATATTCATGATCGGAGGCTTCGGAGCCCTCACCGCCTGGCTCTGGCTCCCCGACGGCACCGGCGTCCTCGTCGCCCTCCCCGTCATGATCCTGCTCGGCATGGTCTTCTCCGTCACCGTCGCCATCGGCGCCGAACGGTTCGCCTACCGGCCCCTGCGCGGCGGACCCCGCCTCGCCCCGCTCATCACCGCGATCGGCCTCTCGCTCGTCCTCCAGCAGCTCGTCTGGTCCTTCTACCCGAAGGCCAGGGACGGCGCCCTCAGCTTCCCCCACTTCGAGGGCGGACGCATCGACCTCGGCGCCTTCTCCATCAGCCGCGGCGACCTCTTCCTCCTCATCGCCGCACCCGCCTGCATGATCGCCCTCGGGATCTTCGTCTCCAAGACCCGCACCGGCCGCGCCATGCAGGCCACCTCGCAGGACCCCGACACCGCCAAGCTCATGGGCATCAACACCGACCGCATCATCGTCACCGCCTTCGGCATCGGCGCCTCCTTCGCCGCCATCGCCGCGGTCGCCCACGGCCTCAAGTACGGCGAAGTCCAGTTCCGCATGGGCTTCATCGCCGGCCTCAAGGCCTTCACCGCCGCCGTCCTCGGCGGCATCGGCAACATCTACGGCGCCATGATCGGCGGCCTCGTCCTCGGCGTCACCGAAACCCTCGCCACCGCCTACATGGAGAACGTGCCCGGCATGAGCATGTTCGGCGGCGGAGCCTGGAAGGACGTCTGGGCCTTCGTCCTGCTGATCCTGGTCCTCCTCCTGAGGCCCCAGGGCATCCTCGGCAGCCGCGGCGCGGATCGGGCGTGA
- a CDS encoding branched-chain amino acid ABC transporter substrate-binding protein, which yields MRHRSLLVITTAVTAGALTLSACGSRDDSAGGGGGGGGKQTVVIGLDAPLTGDLSALGQGIKNSAELAVKTANKNNEVEGVTFKLQALDDAAQAATGQQNATKFIADDKVIGAVGPLNSDVGQSMQKVFADAGMVQVSPANTNPELTQGKDWQDGKKTRMYDTYFRTSTTDAIQGPYAAKYMYEQEKLKTVFVIDDKKTYGAGLAGTFTTEFKKLGGKVVGSDHINPEDRDFSSVASKVAKSKADFVYYGGEYPAGAPLASQIKNAGAKIPTVGGDALFSGEYIKLAKKNAEGDFASSVGAPLDTLDTAKEFMKNYKAEGYENTWEAYGGYAYDSAWSIIQAVKAVAEKNDGKLPTDAKDARKQVTEALQSVKFSGVTGEVGFDEYGDTTNKQLSLYQVTDGAHKPVNSGEYEG from the coding sequence GTGCGCCACCGTTCCTTGCTCGTCATCACCACCGCCGTCACCGCCGGGGCTCTGACCCTGTCCGCCTGCGGGTCCCGCGACGACAGCGCCGGAGGAGGAGGCGGGGGCGGTGGCAAGCAGACCGTCGTCATCGGCCTCGACGCGCCGCTGACCGGCGATCTGTCCGCGCTCGGCCAGGGCATCAAGAACTCCGCCGAGCTCGCCGTGAAGACGGCCAACAAGAACAACGAAGTCGAAGGCGTCACCTTCAAGCTCCAGGCGCTCGACGACGCCGCCCAGGCCGCCACCGGCCAGCAGAACGCCACCAAGTTCATCGCCGACGACAAGGTCATCGGCGCCGTCGGCCCGCTCAACTCCGACGTCGGCCAGTCCATGCAGAAGGTCTTCGCCGACGCCGGCATGGTGCAGGTCTCCCCGGCCAACACCAACCCCGAGCTCACCCAGGGCAAGGACTGGCAGGACGGCAAGAAGACCCGGATGTACGACACGTACTTCCGCACCTCCACCACGGACGCCATCCAGGGCCCGTACGCGGCGAAGTACATGTACGAGCAGGAGAAGCTCAAGACGGTCTTCGTCATCGACGACAAGAAGACCTACGGCGCCGGCCTCGCCGGCACCTTCACCACGGAGTTCAAGAAGCTCGGCGGCAAGGTGGTCGGCTCCGACCACATCAACCCCGAGGACCGCGACTTCTCCTCCGTCGCCAGCAAGGTCGCCAAGTCCAAGGCCGACTTCGTCTACTACGGCGGCGAGTACCCCGCCGGCGCCCCCCTGGCCAGCCAGATCAAGAACGCCGGCGCCAAGATCCCGACCGTCGGCGGCGACGCCCTCTTCAGCGGCGAGTACATCAAGCTCGCCAAGAAGAACGCCGAAGGCGACTTCGCCAGCTCCGTCGGCGCCCCCCTCGACACCCTCGACACCGCCAAGGAGTTCATGAAGAACTACAAGGCCGAGGGATACGAGAACACCTGGGAGGCCTACGGCGGCTACGCCTACGACTCCGCCTGGTCCATCATCCAGGCCGTCAAGGCCGTCGCCGAGAAGAACGACGGCAAGCTCCCCACCGACGCCAAGGACGCCCGCAAGCAGGTCACCGAGGCCCTGCAGTCCGTCAAGTTCAGCGGCGTCACCGGCGAGGTCGGCTTCGACGAGTACGGCGACACCACCAACAAGCAGCTTTCGCTCTACCAGGTGACCGACGGGGCCCACAAGCCGGTCAACAGCGGCGAGTACGAGGGCTGA
- a CDS encoding aminoglycoside N(3)-acetyltransferase, translating into MRPGETLLAHTSPSRPGWVCGGAVTLAQALLDAIGEDGTPAVPTHSGDNSDPSGWGDPPGPESRWPAIRATTPPYDPHTAPSRGVGAVPETVVRTWPGALRSARPLTSFATLGRAPAPSPRAHARVPSRRTHSARPPVGGRSTSPAPGTGYGSRTALHLAGSRIAGPSVRNSFAVRAPSGPRWTTVTDTSVSDEGVTEPGAGSVRTYPVQHGTAGEAGARPFPPCSPPSATPGGGCP; encoded by the coding sequence GTGCGGCCGGGCGAGACCCTCCTCGCTCACACCTCCCCCAGCCGCCCCGGCTGGGTGTGCGGCGGCGCCGTCACCCTCGCCCAGGCCCTGCTCGACGCGATCGGCGAGGACGGCACCCCGGCCGTCCCCACGCATTCCGGCGACAACTCCGACCCGTCGGGCTGGGGCGACCCGCCCGGCCCCGAGTCCCGGTGGCCCGCCATCCGCGCGACCACGCCGCCGTACGACCCGCACACCGCCCCGAGCCGGGGCGTCGGCGCCGTCCCGGAGACCGTCGTCCGCACCTGGCCCGGCGCCCTGCGCAGCGCCCGTCCGCTGACCTCCTTCGCCACCCTCGGCCGGGCACCCGCGCCGTCGCCGAGGGCACACGCCCGAGTGCCGTCTCGGCGAACACATTCCGCTCGCCCGCCTGTCGGAGGCCGGAGCACGAGTCCTGCGCCGGGCACGGGGTACGGCAGCCGCACCGCCTTGCACCTGGCCGGATCCCGGATCGCCGGGCCGTCCGTCCGGAATTCCTTCGCCGTCCGCGCCCCCTCGGGGCCTCGCTGGACGACCGTGACCGACACCTCGGTCAGCGACGAGGGGGTCACGGAGCCGGGGGCCGGCTCCGTGCGGACGTACCCGGTACAGCACGGCACCGCGGGCGAGGCCGGGGCGCGGCCCTTCCCTCCCTGCTCGCCGCCGTCGGCCACACCGGGCGGGGGCTGCCCGTAA
- a CDS encoding PaaI family thioesterase codes for MGEQQTVKFPQEVLDEYASLGVDLAALFSAGHLGTRMGVQILEASADRVVGTMPVEGNTQPYGLLHGGASAVLAETLGSVGAMLHGGPHKLAVGVDLNCTHHRGARSGLVTGVATPVHRGRSSATYEIAITDDQGKRLCSARLTCMLRDAGGAAPQS; via the coding sequence ATGGGTGAACAGCAGACCGTCAAGTTCCCGCAGGAGGTTCTCGACGAGTACGCGTCGCTCGGCGTCGACCTCGCCGCCCTCTTCTCCGCCGGACACCTCGGCACCCGGATGGGCGTCCAGATCCTGGAGGCGAGCGCCGACCGCGTCGTCGGCACCATGCCCGTCGAGGGCAACACCCAGCCGTACGGCCTGCTCCACGGCGGCGCCTCCGCCGTCCTCGCCGAGACCCTCGGCTCGGTGGGCGCCATGCTCCACGGCGGTCCGCACAAGCTCGCCGTCGGCGTCGACCTGAACTGCACCCACCACCGCGGCGCCCGCTCCGGCCTGGTCACGGGCGTCGCCACCCCCGTGCACCGCGGCCGCTCCTCCGCCACGTACGAGATCGCCATCACCGACGACCAGGGCAAGCGCCTCTGCTCCGCCCGACTGACCTGCATGCTCCGCGACGCGGGCGGGGCCGCCCCGCAGAGCTGA
- a CDS encoding FdhF/YdeP family oxidoreductase → MAAKPPTGDPVQDAPEVGEVQHAAAGLPAVAHSLRMSARQMGVRRTALTLLRVNQKDGFDCPGCAWPEPDKRHAAEFCENGAKAVAEEATLRRVTPAFFAEHSVADLAERSGYWLGQQGRLTEPMHLAEGADHYTPVSWERAFELIAGELTALSSPDEALFYTSGRTSNEAAFLYQLFAREFGTNNLPDCSNMCHESSGSALTETIGVGKGSVLLEDLYRADLIIVAGQNPGTNHPRMLSALEKAKQGGAKIITVNPLPEAGLERFKNPQTVKGMARGTALTDLFLQIRIGGDQALFRLLNSLILGTPGAVDEEFVAAHTQGYEEFAAAAGKADWEEALAATGLERAEVEEALRMVLASERTVVCWAMGLTQHKHSVPTIREVVNFLLLRGNIGRPGAGVCPVRGHSNVQGDRTMGIFERPAPAFLDALEREFGFTPPRHHGLDVVRAIRALRDGEAKVFLAMGGNFVAASPDTEVTEAAMRKARLTVHVSTKLNRSHAVTGAHALILPTLGRTERDVQAGGEQFVTVEDSMGMVHASRGRLEPAGPALLSETAIVCRVARAVLGGKSATPWEEFEGDYALIRDRIARVVPGFEDFNAKVADPAGFALPHAPRDERRFPTPSGKAHFTAAPVEHPHRPEGRLLLQTLRSHDQYNTTIYGLDDRYRGIRGGRRVVLVHPDDARELGFADGAYADLVGEWKDGVERRAPGFRVVHYPTARGCAAAYYPETNVLVPLDSTADTSNTPASKSVVIRLEPAAS, encoded by the coding sequence ATGGCAGCCAAGCCGCCCACCGGTGACCCCGTCCAGGACGCCCCCGAGGTCGGGGAGGTCCAGCACGCCGCGGCCGGCCTGCCCGCGGTCGCCCACTCCCTGCGGATGTCCGCCCGGCAGATGGGGGTGCGCCGCACCGCCCTGACCCTGCTCCGGGTCAACCAGAAGGACGGCTTCGACTGCCCGGGCTGCGCCTGGCCCGAGCCGGACAAGCGGCACGCGGCGGAGTTCTGCGAGAACGGCGCGAAGGCCGTCGCCGAGGAGGCGACGCTGCGCCGGGTCACGCCCGCCTTCTTCGCCGAGCACTCCGTGGCCGACCTCGCGGAGCGCAGCGGCTACTGGCTCGGCCAGCAGGGCCGCCTCACCGAGCCGATGCACCTGGCCGAGGGCGCCGACCACTACACGCCGGTCAGCTGGGAGCGGGCCTTCGAGCTGATCGCGGGCGAGCTGACCGCCCTCTCCTCCCCCGACGAGGCCCTCTTCTACACCTCGGGCCGCACCAGCAACGAGGCCGCCTTCCTCTACCAGCTCTTCGCCCGCGAGTTCGGCACCAACAACCTCCCCGACTGCTCGAACATGTGCCACGAGTCGTCCGGCTCCGCGCTGACCGAGACGATCGGCGTCGGCAAGGGCAGCGTGCTGCTGGAGGACCTGTACCGGGCCGACCTGATCATCGTCGCCGGGCAGAACCCGGGCACCAACCACCCCCGGATGCTCTCGGCGCTGGAGAAGGCCAAGCAGGGCGGTGCGAAGATCATCACGGTCAACCCGCTGCCCGAGGCGGGGCTGGAGCGGTTCAAGAACCCGCAGACCGTCAAGGGCATGGCCCGCGGCACCGCGCTGACCGACCTCTTCCTCCAGATCCGCATCGGCGGCGACCAGGCCCTGTTCCGCCTGCTCAACTCGCTCATCCTCGGCACCCCGGGCGCCGTCGACGAGGAGTTCGTCGCCGCCCACACCCAGGGGTACGAGGAGTTCGCCGCCGCGGCCGGGAAGGCCGACTGGGAGGAGGCGCTCGCCGCGACGGGGCTGGAGCGTGCCGAGGTCGAGGAGGCGCTGCGGATGGTGCTGGCCTCCGAGCGGACCGTCGTCTGCTGGGCGATGGGCCTCACCCAGCACAAGCACTCCGTCCCCACCATCCGCGAAGTGGTCAACTTCCTCCTGCTGCGCGGCAACATAGGGCGCCCCGGCGCCGGGGTGTGCCCCGTCCGCGGCCACTCCAACGTCCAGGGCGACCGGACCATGGGCATCTTCGAGCGCCCCGCCCCGGCCTTCCTGGACGCGCTGGAGCGCGAGTTCGGCTTCACTCCGCCCCGCCACCACGGCCTCGACGTGGTCCGGGCGATCCGCGCGCTGCGCGACGGCGAGGCCAAGGTCTTCCTCGCGATGGGCGGCAACTTCGTCGCCGCCTCCCCCGACACGGAGGTCACCGAGGCGGCGATGCGCAAGGCCCGCCTGACCGTGCACGTCTCCACCAAGCTCAACAGGTCGCACGCGGTCACCGGCGCCCACGCGCTGATCCTGCCGACCCTCGGCCGCACCGAGCGGGACGTCCAGGCCGGCGGCGAGCAGTTCGTCACCGTCGAGGACTCGATGGGCATGGTGCACGCCTCGCGCGGCCGCCTGGAGCCGGCCGGTCCCGCGCTGCTCTCCGAGACCGCGATCGTCTGCCGTGTCGCCCGCGCCGTCCTCGGCGGGAAGTCGGCCACCCCGTGGGAGGAGTTCGAGGGGGACTACGCACTGATCCGCGACCGGATCGCCCGTGTCGTCCCCGGCTTCGAGGATTTCAACGCCAAGGTCGCCGACCCGGCCGGCTTCGCCCTGCCGCACGCCCCGCGCGACGAGCGCCGCTTCCCCACCCCGAGCGGCAAGGCCCACTTCACCGCCGCCCCGGTCGAGCACCCGCACCGCCCCGAGGGCCGCCTGCTGCTCCAGACCCTGCGCTCGCACGACCAGTACAACACCACGATCTACGGACTCGACGACCGCTACCGCGGCATCCGGGGTGGCCGCCGGGTCGTCCTGGTGCACCCGGACGACGCCCGCGAGCTGGGCTTCGCCGACGGCGCGTACGCCGATCTGGTCGGGGAGTGGAAGGACGGCGTGGAACGGCGCGCGCCCGGGTTCCGGGTCGTGCACTACCCGACGGCGCGCGGCTGCGCCGCCGCCTACTACCCGGAGACCAACGTCCTGGTGCCTCTCGACTCCACGGCGGACACCTCGAACACCCCGGCCAGCAAGTCGGTGGTGATCCGGCTGGAGCCCGCCGCGAGCTGA
- the polA gene encoding DNA polymerase I, whose protein sequence is MAETASKKKSAVVADPAADRPRLMLMDGHSLAYRAFFALPAENFTTVTGQPTNAIYGFASMLANTLRDERPTHFAVAFDVSRKTWRSQEFTDYKANRSKTPDEFKGQVELIGELLDAMHAERFAVDGFEADDVIATLATQAEAAGFEVLIVTGDRDSFQLISDHTTVLYPTKGVSELTRFTPEKVQEKYGLTPAQYPDFAALRGDPSDNLPGIPGVGEKTAAKWINQFGSFAELVERADEVKGKAGQNFRDHLEAVKLNRRLTEMVRDVELDRTVTDLERVPYDRKALTLVLDTLEIRNPSLRERLLAVDPGAAEEEPVTEPAVEIDGTVLDAGGLEPWLGEHAAALTGMATVDTWKLGEGSVTEIALAAPGGAAAWFDPARLDEADERAFAQWLAAADRPKVLHNAKGVMRVFAEHGWRVEGVTMDTALAAYLVKPGRRSFALDALSLEYLGRELAPATADGQLTLGADDEAEAHALMVQARTVLDLGAAFGERLEQVGATELLADIELPTSILLATLERSGIAADRAHLEAMEQQFAAAVQQAVKEAHDAVGREFNLGSPKQLQEVLFGELNLPKTKKTKTGYTTDADALAWLAAQTDHELPVIMLRHREQAKLRVTVEGLIKSIAADGRIHTTFNQTVAATGRLSSTDPNLQNIPVRTDEGRAIRRGFVVGEGYESLMTADYSQIELRVMAHLSQDEGLIEAFTSGEDLHTTVASQVFGVGRDAVDAEMRRKIKAMSYGLAYGLSAFGLSQQLNIDAGEARALMDTYFERFGGVRDYLRHAVDEARATGYTETMLGRRRYLPDLNSDNRQRRETAERMALNAPIQGTAADIVKIAMLRVHRALTEAELSSRMLLQVHDEIVLEIAPGERERVEGIVRREMADAVRLRAPLDVSVGVGQNWEAAAH, encoded by the coding sequence GTGGCAGAGACAGCATCGAAGAAGAAGTCCGCAGTGGTCGCCGACCCGGCAGCCGACCGCCCCCGCCTCATGCTCATGGACGGGCACTCTTTGGCGTACCGGGCGTTCTTCGCGCTGCCCGCGGAGAACTTCACGACCGTGACCGGCCAGCCGACCAACGCGATCTACGGCTTCGCGTCCATGCTGGCGAACACCCTGCGTGACGAGCGGCCGACGCATTTCGCCGTCGCCTTCGACGTCTCCCGCAAGACCTGGCGGTCGCAGGAGTTCACCGACTACAAGGCGAACCGCTCCAAGACCCCCGACGAGTTCAAGGGGCAGGTCGAGCTGATCGGCGAGCTGCTCGACGCGATGCACGCCGAGCGCTTCGCGGTCGACGGCTTCGAGGCCGACGACGTCATCGCGACCCTCGCCACGCAGGCCGAGGCGGCCGGTTTCGAGGTCCTCATCGTCACCGGCGACCGTGACTCCTTCCAGCTGATCAGCGACCACACCACGGTGCTCTACCCGACCAAGGGCGTCTCCGAGCTGACCCGCTTCACGCCGGAGAAGGTCCAGGAGAAGTACGGGCTGACCCCCGCCCAGTACCCGGACTTCGCCGCCCTGCGCGGCGACCCCTCGGACAACCTGCCCGGCATCCCCGGCGTGGGCGAGAAGACCGCCGCGAAGTGGATCAACCAGTTCGGTTCCTTCGCCGAGCTGGTCGAGCGAGCCGACGAGGTCAAGGGCAAGGCCGGGCAGAACTTCCGCGACCACCTGGAGGCGGTCAAGCTCAACCGCCGCCTCACCGAGATGGTCCGCGACGTCGAGCTGGACCGCACCGTCACCGACCTGGAGCGGGTCCCCTACGACCGCAAGGCGCTCACCCTGGTCCTGGACACCCTGGAGATCCGCAACCCCTCGCTGCGTGAGCGGTTGCTCGCCGTCGATCCCGGCGCGGCCGAGGAGGAGCCCGTCACCGAGCCCGCCGTCGAGATCGACGGCACGGTCCTCGACGCGGGGGGGCTGGAGCCGTGGCTCGGCGAGCACGCCGCGGCGCTGACCGGCATGGCCACGGTCGACACGTGGAAGCTCGGCGAGGGCTCGGTCACCGAGATCGCGCTGGCCGCCCCGGGCGGGGCCGCCGCCTGGTTCGACCCGGCGCGGCTGGACGAGGCCGACGAGCGGGCCTTCGCCCAGTGGCTGGCCGCCGCCGACCGGCCGAAGGTCCTGCACAACGCCAAGGGCGTCATGCGGGTCTTCGCCGAGCACGGCTGGCGCGTCGAGGGCGTCACGATGGACACCGCCCTCGCCGCCTACCTGGTCAAGCCCGGCCGCCGCTCCTTCGCGCTGGACGCCCTCTCGCTGGAGTACCTGGGCCGCGAACTGGCCCCGGCCACCGCGGACGGGCAGCTGACCCTCGGCGCCGACGACGAGGCGGAGGCGCACGCCCTGATGGTGCAGGCCCGCACCGTCCTCGACCTGGGCGCCGCCTTCGGTGAGCGGCTGGAGCAGGTCGGCGCGACGGAGCTGCTGGCCGACATCGAGCTGCCCACCTCGATCCTGCTGGCCACCCTGGAGCGCTCCGGCATCGCCGCCGACCGCGCCCATCTGGAGGCGATGGAGCAGCAGTTCGCCGCCGCGGTCCAGCAGGCGGTGAAGGAGGCGCACGACGCGGTGGGCCGCGAGTTCAACCTCGGCTCGCCCAAGCAGCTCCAGGAAGTCCTCTTCGGCGAGCTGAACCTCCCCAAGACCAAGAAGACCAAGACCGGCTACACCACCGACGCCGACGCCCTCGCCTGGCTCGCCGCGCAGACCGACCACGAGCTGCCGGTGATCATGCTGCGCCACCGCGAGCAGGCCAAGCTCCGCGTCACCGTCGAGGGGCTGATCAAGTCGATCGCCGCCGACGGCCGGATCCACACCACGTTCAACCAGACCGTCGCGGCCACCGGCCGGCTCTCCTCCACCGACCCGAACCTCCAGAACATCCCCGTCCGCACCGACGAGGGGCGCGCCATCCGCCGCGGCTTCGTCGTCGGCGAGGGGTACGAGTCGCTGATGACGGCCGACTACAGCCAGATCGAGCTGCGCGTGATGGCCCACCTCTCCCAGGACGAGGGCCTCATCGAGGCGTTCACCTCCGGTGAGGACCTGCACACCACGGTCGCCTCGCAGGTCTTCGGCGTCGGGCGGGACGCGGTCGACGCCGAGATGCGCCGCAAGATCAAGGCCATGTCGTACGGCCTGGCGTACGGGCTCTCCGCCTTCGGCCTCTCCCAGCAGCTGAACATCGACGCGGGCGAGGCGCGCGCGCTGATGGACACCTACTTCGAGCGGTTCGGCGGCGTCCGCGACTACCTGCGGCACGCCGTCGACGAGGCCCGCGCCACCGGGTACACCGAGACGATGCTCGGTCGCCGCCGGTACCTCCCGGACCTCAACAGCGACAACCGCCAGCGCCGCGAGACCGCCGAGCGGATGGCGCTCAACGCCCCCATCCAGGGCACCGCCGCCGACATCGTCAAGATCGCCATGCTGCGGGTCCACCGCGCCCTCACCGAGGCGGAACTGAGCAGCCGTATGCTGCTCCAGGTGCACGACGAGATCGTCCTGGAGATCGCCCCCGGCGAGCGGGAGCGGGTCGAGGGGATCGTCCGCCGCGAGATGGCGGACGCGGTGCGCTTGCGCGCCCCGCTGGACGTCTCGGTCGGCGTGGGCCAGAACTGGGAGGCGGCCGCGCACTGA
- a CDS encoding lytic transglycosylase domain-containing protein — protein MAALFGRRMRQGAASTAVAAAAMAALSASGAPSAGNERPAAAASDRPAAGAPGSEDPSVSGDSPYYTELPPLKGPGRNDPPDETPATGSAESGIPATVLDAYRKAEASLAASNPRCRVPWELLAAIGKVESGHARGGRLDSNGTTPSPILGPVLNGVGFANISDTDGGAYDGDTLHDRAVGPMQFIPQTWESWGRDGNGDGRRDPNNIYDAALAAGSYLCAHDRDLTVERDLHQAILGYNRSQEYLRTVLRWYDHYREGAHEVPDGSQPSPPAPGGNTPSPDPVRPGRPGTPSPSPSTPGKPDKPGKPTEPGDGGSSKPTPPPTTPPPTTPPPTTPPPTTPAPATGLVDLGEGTLSAPAGERFADRPAVRAERAGQKPAAKAKVSFTVAGKTGTTFEDGTTTAVVTTGSDGVAKAPALLAGGTPGALTVKATLLDAPEPVSLALRGEVTAARADKLVRTDETELTCEAGATFEGRIALTATRGGQAAPGVAATATVLTGADPADGEKAAGEGPYFLTPGEEPAEERRTRELALTTDDKGRLVLPELHTDDTAGTFRLRVETTGGAVLVLELTVTEAG, from the coding sequence ATGGCGGCACTGTTCGGACGGCGGATGCGGCAGGGAGCGGCCAGTACGGCCGTCGCGGCGGCGGCGATGGCGGCACTCTCCGCCTCCGGAGCCCCCTCGGCCGGGAACGAGCGGCCGGCGGCCGCGGCCTCCGACCGGCCCGCGGCGGGCGCGCCCGGCTCCGAGGACCCGTCGGTCAGCGGCGACTCCCCGTACTACACCGAACTGCCGCCGCTGAAGGGGCCGGGGCGGAACGATCCGCCGGACGAGACGCCGGCCACCGGCTCCGCCGAGTCCGGGATACCCGCGACCGTCCTCGACGCCTACCGCAAGGCGGAGGCGTCCCTCGCCGCCAGCAACCCCCGCTGCCGCGTGCCGTGGGAACTCCTCGCCGCCATCGGCAAGGTGGAGTCCGGCCACGCCCGCGGCGGCCGCCTCGACAGCAACGGCACCACACCGTCCCCGATCCTCGGCCCGGTCCTCAACGGCGTCGGCTTCGCCAACATCTCCGACACCGACGGCGGCGCCTACGACGGCGACACCCTCCACGACCGCGCCGTCGGGCCCATGCAGTTCATCCCGCAGACCTGGGAGAGCTGGGGCCGCGACGGCAACGGCGACGGCCGGCGCGACCCGAACAACATCTACGACGCCGCCCTCGCCGCCGGCAGCTACCTCTGCGCCCACGACCGCGACCTGACCGTCGAGCGCGACCTGCACCAGGCGATCCTCGGGTACAACCGCTCGCAGGAGTACCTGCGGACCGTCCTGCGCTGGTACGACCACTACCGCGAGGGCGCCCACGAGGTCCCCGACGGCAGTCAGCCCTCCCCGCCCGCTCCCGGCGGGAACACCCCGTCGCCCGATCCGGTCCGCCCCGGCCGCCCGGGCACGCCGAGCCCCTCGCCCTCCACACCCGGCAAGCCGGACAAGCCCGGCAAGCCCACCGAGCCCGGTGACGGCGGCTCGTCCAAGCCCACCCCGCCGCCCACCACGCCCCCGCCGACCACGCCGCCTCCCACGACGCCGCCGCCCACCACGCCCGCGCCCGCCACCGGTCTCGTCGACCTCGGCGAGGGCACGCTCAGCGCCCCGGCGGGCGAGCGGTTCGCCGACCGCCCGGCCGTGCGGGCCGAGCGGGCCGGGCAGAAGCCGGCCGCCAAGGCCAAGGTCAGCTTCACCGTCGCCGGGAAGACCGGCACCACCTTCGAGGACGGCACCACCACCGCCGTCGTCACCACCGGGTCGGACGGCGTCGCCAAGGCGCCCGCCCTCCTGGCGGGCGGCACGCCCGGCGCCCTCACCGTCAAGGCCACCCTCCTCGACGCCCCCGAGCCCGTCTCCCTCGCCCTGCGCGGCGAGGTCACCGCGGCCCGCGCCGACAAGCTGGTCCGGACCGACGAGACGGAGCTGACCTGCGAGGCGGGTGCCACCTTCGAGGGCCGGATCGCCCTGACGGCCACCCGTGGGGGCCAGGCGGCCCCGGGCGTCGCCGCCACCGCCACCGTCCTCACCGGCGCCGACCCCGCCGACGGCGAGAAGGCCGCCGGCGAGGGCCCCTACTTCCTCACCCCCGGGGAGGAGCCCGCCGAGGAACGCCGGACCCGCGAACTCGCCCTCACCACCGACGACAAGGGCCGGCTCGTGCTCCCCGAACTCCACACCGACGACACCGCGGGCACCTTCCGCCTCCGTGTGGAGACGACGGGCGGCGCCGTCCTGGTCCTGGAACTGACGGTCACCGAAGCCGGCTGA